TCAGGAGGTTAACAAAGGAGGGTGCATACAACAATGTTGTATTTCACCGTGTTATTTCTGGTTTTATGGCACAGACTGGTGATGTGCAGTTTGGGAAGAAGGACAGTGCGAATTTTGATCCTAAACGTGTTGGTACGGGTGGTTCCAATTATCCCAATATACCAGCAGAGTTTTCTAATCTTTCGCATAAGCGTGGTACGGTTTCTATGGCACGTTCACAAAATCCTGATTCAGCTAATTCGCAGTTTTTTATCTGTTTTGCCGATGCTCCTTGGCTTGATCGTCAATATTCTATATGGGGGCAAGTTATTGAAGGTATGGAAAATGTCGATAAAATTAAGCATGGTGAACCTGTTGTAGATCCCGATGCAATTATTAAGGCCACAGTTGCTGCGGATACGAAATAGTATACCTTTATTGGTTTCAACTGTAAGATCGGCAAGTGAGGATATTTACGTTTGATTGTTGTTTTGAATATGGTAAAGATAAAGCGTTGCGATTTTTATCTCTGTAAGAGTTTCCGACTGCTCTATATTTGCTTTTTTGCTGTCCATATCAAGTGTTATTGTCTTTAGGTGCAGTGAAAACTGGTAGCATGCTGTTTGTTATTGTTGTCAACCGCATACCCTAATGCTCAATGTAATTTGGCGCCATGTTTTGTATTGATGAGAAGAGATGAAATAGGGATATGCTGTAATTCATTGTTTTTATGAGTTTTTTTCTGCCATTAATGAGTATTGTATCAAATTAGATTTTGACAGAAAAAAAGAGGAAGAAGGGTTTGAAAGGTATTTCAAGAATCCTCGAGAGCTCTTTTAAAAAATGAATTTGTGCAAAATCTAGTGTCAAATTATACAAAGTCCGCTGACAAGCAAAACCAAAACTTGAGTGCTTATTATCCAAGTACTACTCTTGTAATCTGAGCACGATTAGCTAATTCAAAACCACTCAGTTTTACAGGATTAATTGCTTCTTATCATTGTTTTGCATTTATCCAGATGCAGCAGCTAGATCAATGTATAGCATTACCTGTAAGTGAAAAAGAAATGAAGTCTGCTATGGAGCTTTCATTGCGGTGGGCACAGCGTTGTAAAACAGCTTTTGGTGATCAGCCAAACAAAGCGTTGTTTGGTATTGTTCAAGGCGGTGAAAATGTGAAAATACGTGAACGTTCTGCCCAAGCATTAAAAGAAATGAATTTGAAAGGTATGCTATTGGAGGGCTTGCAGTTGGTGAACCGCAAAGTGCTATGATAGCTTTTTTGGATTCTATTTGTCCGATTTTGCCAGAGGATAAGCTCCGCTATCTCATGAGGGTGGGAACACTTGATGATATTTTACAAAGTGTTGCTTGTGGTATTGATATGTTTGATTGTTTTATGCCGACGCGTGTGGGATACCATGGTTTAGCTTTTACGCGCTTTGGTAGAATTAATTTGTGCAATGCGCGTTATGTAGAGGATCCATATCCTCTTGATCCACAGTCACTTTGTTCTGCTGCATGTGATTTATAGCTGTGGTTTATTTGCATCATTTGATTAAATCTGGTGAATCTCTCGGTGGTATGTTGTTAACTTGGAATAATCTTTTTATTGTCAAAAACTTATGTAAGGAATTTGTGAAGCCATTGAAGCAGGCTGTTATGCTGACTTTTGTGCTGAAACATGCGCTTTATGGACACAAGGGCGATAAAGTATTGGCTTTATTATGGAGTTTACCTTTTCCAGGTTGCTCAATTTATTTTTGTATCAAAAACTTTTATTAAAAGTATGAAGTGAGAAATGTTTTTCCAAAAGTATAAAACTACACTGCCTTTAAAAAATAGATGCGTAGTTTTACTAGTACATATTTCTTATGCGAAGGTTGATACTAGGGATAAACTGTTACTCCGGTACGCACTACCTGATCCGGAGAAAAACAGTTTGTTTTTTGTTATTGTTTAGCTCAACAATGTTAATGAGGAGTTAGCGAACCCTTAAAGAAGTATAAAAGTTGCATTTTTATAGGGTGGTTTTTGTTTTTGACGGCTAAATGTAAATAATATGTTAAATAAAATCTTGTAATATAAAATAAAGTAAAAAATAAATTATTTACAATATTTAAAAGTTAATTTTATATTGATTTAATAAATTATTATTTGAAATAAAATTAGAATATTTTCTACTAATATTAGATAATTAAATTATCAATATATAAAAAATTCTTATAGATAAATCACTCTAAAATAGAATTGTTTAATACAAGAAGCAACATAATTATGAACAGCTTTAGAAGACCATGAGAGAATTTATGAAAATGGCTTAGCAGTAAAAATTATAGGTTATCAAATTGAAGATAATCAATTATTTCATACAGACAAAAAATGGTAAAATCGGCAAATATCTTGCACTTCTCTCTAGCTAATGGTGACATCTTATTCACTCATTCGAAATTCGTTATTCAAAAAATCTTAAAAATGGTTAGAGTGTTCAGTATACCGTCTCACAATAAAGGTTTCACTGTAAAATTCGAAGTGGAAAAAGGAAACAGAGTTCGTTATCTTATTGAGCTTGTAAAATAGGTAGATAAATTTATAGTTGTTAGGTATTCAAAAATTCTTCATTAAGGAATCTCATTTAAAACTTCATAAAATGCTTCATATATCAAGATATTCTTAAAGCTTTATATTAGGGATTATTCAGTATAAGTGTCACAATGTTTTGAATTTTTGTTTCTGCGTATTACAGATATTTATGGTTAAAAGTTCTATACAGAAGTGGTGGTATGAAGGATTCTCACAAACAAAATTTTCTTGTATCTGGAATCGATTCGAGAACACGGCATTTGACAATTGACAATTTTAGCTCTTGCAGTGAGGAGTTTTTCTATTGATACTGCAGAGTTTGTTGCAATAGGGCTATAGCCGGAGATGGCACGAAGTTCGTATATTAATACTCTTACAGCTAGTCAATATATTTCGTATGCGTTGGACGTTGTGATCGGAGCGCCTTTTTAGCGGT
This genomic window from Bartonella quintana contains:
- a CDS encoding peptidylprolyl isomerase encodes the protein MSEIKDLENTLILETTKGRVVIELFADLAPRHVAQIRRLTKEGAYNNVVFHRVISGFMAQTGDVQFGKKDSANFDPKRVGTGGSNYPNIPAEFSNLSHKRGTVSMARSQNPDSANSQFFICFADAPWLDRQYSIWGQVIEGMENVDKIKHGEPVVDPDAIIKATVAADTK